Sequence from the Amaranthus tricolor cultivar Red isolate AtriRed21 chromosome 16, ASM2621246v1, whole genome shotgun sequence genome:
AAATTGAGTCAAAAAGTTAGCCCAACAATTGCTCGTTGTTAGTACAATGGACGATTGCTGTTGCTAACTTTTTGACTCAATTTTAGTAATTGCCCATTGTTTCTCACAACAAACAATATCATTCCTTAGGCTTGGATCGGAAAagacttattttaaaaaataaaatttacaagttCACTtcgacattttttttaaaaaaagagcttattttgttcaaattttcctCTTCTGAATCTGGGCACATCAAAAAGTAGATCATCCAAACCCAGAACCAAAAAAAATGTACAATTATCCAAGCAAACTCTAGTGAAATCATAGTTGCTTAATAGCTAGCTTACTAAAACAAGCATCAAAACTTGGCATCTCATCATCCATCTTACTAATTTTAGCCATGGCATCCTCAAAACAAACTTTTTCCGCTTCAGCCTTCGCTTTCAACATTAAAATCTTGAACTTGAACCTATCTTTCTCGATCATATGTTCCTCGGCCTTCTTCCTCAACCTCATTTTCTTACGTTCATGCCTCATTTTGCTTAGCATTACATCCAAAAGCTCAACCAATCTTCTTCTTAGTGGTAAGACATAGTAACCCATCATTTGTAGTTCTTGTAAAGTCTCCCACAATATCTTGGCATCGATGCAAAAACAATTGATTTGTACATTTTTGATTTTATCGACGGTCTTTTCGAATATTTGATCCCATGCAATGATCAAGCTTTGCTTTGCCGGTTCAGAGTAGCCTCTTAGGGGCCAAAAATGTGGGCTTTGAGGTATACCCTTCAGAAGGCGAGACACTATTATTTGTGATGGAGTAGATGTATTTTGAACTGATTTTTCATCCCTCTTTTCTTTCTTGATTGATTTATCTGTTTCGTTGGAATCAGTGACGGatgcaaaaaaaaatgttacgTTGACATTTTGGAAATTGGGAGGCAAGGCTTTACTACTATGTGGAAGACAACGCACTGACCAACTTATTtagataatatttattttagatttaagTAATGTTAACTGATCTTAGTAACATCACCTTAAATCCACCCCTGGTCATGGTAAGtcaatcatttaaaataaaaatcaatttgttAAATAACAGTGCGTATTACAAATTTAAACTACAAGGAGCTAATTTGACTTGTAAGGACACATGATTTTTGAGCAAACAAAGAGTAAAGAGAGATGGTAATATACAAACAAACTTCAAATAAAAAGGGTTAGTCGAGGGAAATTACAGATATAGGTCATAACTCAAGTCATTTACAGAAAAAACCATGTTACCGTTGAATGGTGCAACATTTAATACAAATAATGATAGCTGAGTTGATTTTGCAAAGGTAGAGATTAGTATTCGGCCCATGCTATACTTGTATTTTGGATTCACCCTTGATGGTGGTAACCCATTTAATAAGCAATTCAAGGGAAGGATGTCCTCAAAAGTTATACTTTATATGATTATACTTGTACTTCTAGACAAACAACAATTATATTTTAAGAGCTACCCAAGAAAATATGCTTAATATGATTATACTTGTATATTCCTAGCTATAGAGCATTTTCAttgttgaaaatattttacgTGTGAAGAAGATCCTACATTACTAGAACAGTGAATTGTGACTTGCATATAATGTTTGGTAGGTAATACTCTAAAtatcatatggttttggaaaaaAGTGAACCTAATCAAGTGTGTATGCAAGTCAATGCTCATTactcgtgggtttgtgggccatGCGTGCCCTGTGAGAGTGTCACACGAGTGGGCCTATGGGataattatgtgacgaattgtcacgacCTAACATCCGTTTCATACTTATATACAAACTAAACAACCACTTACATAGATTCAAAGGAGTCAAAATGAGCATCACTTACCATTAGCAACAGAGCTCGATTCAGGGGGTCGAAAGGAGTAAGTAGAACCTTCAAATTTACAAGGAATCGTTCCACTTAATGCAAATCTTGTTTTAGAATTTTCAGGCATCGGATTTGTATTTGTGATTTCTTCGGAGTTGTCCTTCTCATTTGCTTTCTCTGTTACTCCACAAATCAATCAAGCTATATTAGTTGTAAAAGctttaacggcccgtttgattGTTAGTAcgaaataatgataataagaataatttataATGTACATTTTCATTAAATGTATCATCTCATTCCTATAGTAATGAAATGAAAGTTTAATGGAGTTTAGCttccaaaaaaaattgacaagATATGC
This genomic interval carries:
- the LOC130803031 gene encoding DUF724 domain-containing protein 3-like; this translates as MNKPFLPAFSLNSSTSPSSPENGGFTFTSGVTDQTNERQRCFQGRKRTTARSSENNKTTPSCSVFKCPPIFEKANEKDNSEEITNTNPMPENSKTRFALSGTIPCKFEGSTYSFRPPESSSVANDKSIKKEKRDEKSVQNTSTPSQIIVSRLLKGIPQSPHFWPLRGYSEPAKQSLIIAWDQIFEKTVDKIKNVQINCFCIDAKILWETLQELQMMGYYVLPLRRRLVELLDVMLSKMRHERKKMRLRKKAEEHMIEKDRFKFKILMLKAKAEAEKVCFEDAMAKISKMDDEMPSFDACFSKLAIKQL